A window of the Pseudoalteromonas sp. A25 genome harbors these coding sequences:
- a CDS encoding bile acid:sodium symporter family protein: MTLPLQLFPLWAILLSAIAYLFPELFIGFKDAIIPVLMFIMLSMGLTLTAQDFTNVLHNKAAVLIGVILQFTAMPLLAFGISRLLSFDTELLIGMVLVGTVAGGTASNVMCYLAKGNVALSISMTAISTLLGVILTPLLTSVLIAQEVDIPVLAMLFSLLKIVLLPVTLGVLINTFFAKQLSQAKPFLPLASMAAIIFIIAVIVALNHAKLQSVGLIVFSAIILHNGSGLLLGYWLPKLFGQNEQVCKTIAFEVGMQNSGLAVALSMKFFTPASAIAGTLFSIWHNVSGSILAGFWNRQISEEDANKISH; this comes from the coding sequence ATGACTCTACCACTGCAGTTGTTTCCTCTGTGGGCCATTTTACTCAGTGCCATAGCCTACCTGTTCCCCGAGCTGTTTATCGGTTTTAAGGACGCCATTATTCCTGTGCTTATGTTCATCATGCTGAGCATGGGCCTGACACTCACAGCCCAAGACTTTACAAATGTATTACACAATAAAGCGGCTGTGCTTATTGGTGTTATTTTACAATTTACAGCAATGCCTCTGCTCGCTTTTGGTATTTCAAGGTTATTAAGTTTTGATACCGAGTTGCTCATTGGTATGGTGCTTGTTGGTACTGTAGCTGGTGGCACAGCCAGTAACGTCATGTGCTATTTAGCTAAGGGCAACGTGGCGCTGTCAATTTCTATGACGGCGATAAGCACGTTACTCGGGGTGATTTTAACACCGCTATTAACCAGCGTTTTAATTGCTCAAGAGGTCGATATACCAGTACTAGCCATGCTGTTCAGCCTTTTAAAAATAGTACTTTTACCAGTTACTTTGGGTGTGTTAATCAACACTTTTTTTGCCAAGCAGCTATCACAAGCTAAACCATTTTTGCCCTTAGCATCTATGGCAGCGATCATTTTTATCATTGCCGTCATCGTCGCGCTCAATCACGCAAAGTTGCAAAGCGTAGGCTTGATAGTATTTAGCGCCATCATACTTCATAACGGCTCTGGACTACTTCTGGGTTATTGGCTACCCAAACTGTTCGGACAAAATGAACAAGTATGCAAAACCATCGCCTTTGAAGTGGGTATGCAAAACTCAGGTTTAGCTGTGGCATTATCAATGAAGTTTTTTACCCCTGCATCTGCCATTGCCGGCACCTTATTTTCAATTTGGCACAATGTCAGTGGCTCAATCCTAGCCGGGTTTTGGAATCGTCAAATAAGTGAAGAAGATGCCAATAAAATTAGCCATTAG
- a CDS encoding Hsp20 family protein, giving the protein MQTVDLSPLYRSFIGFDHLASLMDAAARNEKQPSFPPYNIEALGSDKYQITMAVAGFTEQELSLESEGNALLVKGEKQDKEPSQDRKFIHQGIAQRNFERKFQLGDHVKVLGAELENGLLIIDLEREIPEALKPRKIEIGASKLLENK; this is encoded by the coding sequence ATGCAAACAGTCGATCTATCTCCACTTTACCGTTCATTCATCGGTTTTGACCACCTAGCATCATTAATGGATGCTGCTGCCAGAAATGAAAAACAGCCAAGCTTTCCGCCTTACAACATTGAGGCGTTGGGCAGTGATAAGTATCAAATTACCATGGCGGTTGCGGGCTTTACCGAGCAGGAATTGTCGCTTGAATCAGAAGGCAATGCATTATTGGTGAAAGGTGAGAAGCAGGACAAAGAGCCAAGCCAAGACCGAAAATTTATTCACCAAGGCATTGCGCAGCGAAACTTTGAACGCAAGTTTCAACTTGGTGATCATGTTAAAGTATTGGGCGCAGAGCTTGAAAATGGCCTGTTAATTATTGACTTAGAGCGTGAGATCCCAGAAGCGTTAAAGCCACGCAAAATTGAAATTGGCGCAAGTAAATTGCTTGAAAACAAATAG
- a CDS encoding S41 family peptidase, protein MKRHLSLILVGLGMVVSSVSSAQERVKTSIVQELTRSIEQNYVQEQKIPQIVSALKALSNTDAFKTAADDQALLLLLNQELKKFDQHLSLSIVPKKDTTEKGSKQRYESWFDKLERKNFGFEKVEILPANVGLLSFWGFANVTPRSKQKVHSAMTLLEDADSIIIDLRNNGGGDATMVQLISSYFLDKPTHLNSFYSRDTGLTSEFWTVPVAGKQRPNVPIYILTSNKTFSAAEEFAYNFKHLGRATIIGEPTKGGANPWRFINLTSDMRVAMPTSMAVNPVTKSNWEGVGVIPHVKVESDLALDVAYSKALQHLRGISKDTRHLNDIELALKTLKQHH, encoded by the coding sequence ATGAAACGCCACTTATCACTGATATTAGTGGGCTTGGGGATGGTTGTCTCAAGTGTATCTAGTGCTCAAGAGCGGGTGAAAACATCCATCGTGCAAGAGTTAACGCGCAGTATTGAGCAGAACTATGTGCAAGAACAGAAGATCCCCCAAATTGTATCCGCCTTAAAAGCACTTTCGAACACGGATGCTTTTAAAACTGCTGCAGATGATCAAGCTTTGCTGTTACTACTAAACCAAGAACTTAAAAAGTTTGACCAACATTTAAGCCTATCTATAGTGCCTAAAAAAGATACGACCGAAAAAGGCTCTAAACAACGATATGAATCTTGGTTTGATAAATTAGAGCGTAAAAATTTTGGCTTTGAAAAAGTGGAGATCCTTCCTGCGAATGTTGGGCTACTGTCATTTTGGGGATTTGCTAATGTTACGCCTCGCAGTAAACAAAAAGTTCATTCAGCCATGACGCTGCTGGAGGATGCCGACAGTATCATTATCGATTTACGAAATAATGGTGGTGGAGATGCCACTATGGTGCAGTTGATCAGCAGCTATTTTTTAGACAAGCCAACACATCTCAATAGCTTTTACTCACGAGATACTGGCCTTACGAGTGAGTTCTGGACGGTTCCCGTTGCTGGCAAGCAGCGTCCCAATGTGCCTATATACATATTAACCAGTAACAAAACGTTTTCGGCAGCTGAAGAGTTTGCATATAACTTTAAACACCTTGGGCGAGCGACTATCATAGGTGAACCCACTAAAGGTGGGGCAAACCCTTGGCGTTTTATCAATTTAACGTCGGATATGCGAGTTGCGATGCCAACGTCTATGGCGGTTAACCCCGTGACTAAAAGTAACTGGGAAGGGGTTGGTGTCATTCCGCACGTGAAAGTAGAGTCCGATCTGGCGCTTGATGTGGCTTATAGTAAAGCGTTACAGCATCTTCGTGGCATATCTAAAGATACACGGCACTTAAATGACATCGAGCTGGCGCTAAAAACACTTAAGCAACATCACTAA
- a CDS encoding MmcQ/YjbR family DNA-binding protein, whose amino-acid sequence MDHLQAHQYFLNKPEATVSQPFGEGVDVYKVKGKMFATLALGKDMGGENSNIWRINLKCDPDEAQALRDIFSSVLPGYHMNKRLWNTVLLDGSIPQGEIERMIDNSYLLVVKKMPKKAQTSLLYQLH is encoded by the coding sequence ATGGATCATCTACAAGCTCATCAATACTTTTTAAATAAACCTGAGGCTACGGTAAGTCAGCCATTTGGTGAGGGTGTCGATGTGTATAAAGTTAAAGGTAAAATGTTTGCCACACTAGCTCTGGGTAAAGACATGGGAGGAGAGAATAGTAACATTTGGCGAATAAACCTTAAGTGTGATCCTGACGAAGCACAGGCACTTAGAGATATATTCTCTTCTGTATTACCCGGTTATCACATGAACAAGCGTTTGTGGAATACAGTATTGCTAGATGGCTCGATACCACAAGGAGAAATCGAGCGAATGATTGATAACTCTTATTTATTAGTCGTTAAGAAAATGCCAAAAAAAGCGCAAACCTCTTTATTATACCAATTGCATTAA
- the pnuC gene encoding nicotinamide riboside transporter PnuC, with protein sequence MNELVAFVQHVLGGFQAMSVWEYVAVSLSVAYMLLAMKQSPWCWVAGGISTLIYTILFFNGALLMESLLNFFYLAMAVYGWVQWQRGQVLSAEPNGLQEQPLPVSSWSLSKNIKLIGSTAAVSLGVGFIMDNYTHADFAYLDALTTCFGVVATYLLAQKILENWLYWVVIDALSIYLYVCKGYFPTVVLFVFYTVLAAVNYYQWQKSMRDCTAINT encoded by the coding sequence ATGAATGAATTAGTAGCCTTTGTGCAACATGTATTGGGCGGTTTTCAAGCTATGTCGGTTTGGGAGTATGTGGCGGTATCATTATCTGTTGCCTATATGCTGCTTGCAATGAAGCAAAGTCCATGGTGTTGGGTAGCGGGGGGGATCAGTACATTGATTTACACCATTTTGTTTTTTAATGGTGCATTGCTCATGGAATCACTATTGAACTTCTTCTATTTAGCAATGGCGGTGTATGGTTGGGTGCAATGGCAACGAGGTCAAGTGCTCAGTGCAGAGCCTAACGGCTTACAAGAACAGCCATTACCTGTATCTTCATGGTCACTGTCTAAAAATATTAAACTGATAGGGAGCACTGCGGCTGTTTCACTTGGTGTTGGATTTATAATGGATAATTATACGCACGCTGATTTTGCCTATCTTGATGCACTCACTACCTGCTTTGGTGTTGTTGCGACCTACTTACTTGCTCAAAAAATACTTGAGAATTGGTTATATTGGGTTGTGATTGATGCACTGTCGATTTATCTTTATGTGTGCAAAGGGTACTTTCCTACTGTCGTGTTATTTGTATTTTATACGGTACTGGCTGCGGTTAATTATTATCAATGGCAAAAGTCGATGCGAGATTGCACCGCGATAAACACCTAA
- a CDS encoding winged helix-turn-helix domain-containing protein has protein sequence MDELKSGFTNAPNYKVADKLVCFQSGDVSFGDDAIKLEPLPLAFLYYLIQHAGEVVSRQTLLENVWGNRQVSDDAIRRVVKKIRVALGDDAKEPKYIKTIPMKGYVLIAPVQALDQARQSSVGIFSFAAQQPQWRHFLLAQLVVFILIFCGVYFYVVAPPAENVNPIKPSEPRVERLTHMSGSEINGSYHPLHNSVLFIYRENNDSPYALYRKNLDTGLVHRLSFDKDSYSKAFFSNDGAYVTYTKDTPAGIKSFVARYDERGLYDIKALDFELANVFPLSFGQDSDTLYVSALSSGSNSLRQNAIYRYSISQNQLQQITFPFVKGYGDYAAQLSPDGRYLAFIRNMSERRYHLLIHDLEQQNIVSEVNLSFFASNLVWLKNSSQRLAISSFKGDVYYYDTNHEQLTEQPGSTPGLNDAFYSCGDNCLFMRQHQMNYKDSLEVKNPFSDAKVTSLSYFPDPNADFNPIYDHSGETIYFTSKNSKQAYIKSLDIHGKEQILHTFNARHIVTRLSLNPAGTKLTGKIEERIFVLDIASKKFTRISLAEEQVGIPHWSRNGESIYYARLEGVEDVLYRYDLLTAQKERIESGVTERKEVANGVSFVADSKYQLWLETSAGNRHRIIQLSHVGPLNWRVQDHYVYWSEAVQLNVYLNRYDINTGQTQRKLLFENSWDAEFSLHPSGDKILVSHSLLADSDLVKVHWP, from the coding sequence ATGGATGAATTAAAATCTGGCTTCACAAATGCACCCAATTATAAAGTGGCAGACAAGCTCGTGTGCTTTCAATCGGGTGATGTTTCTTTTGGGGATGACGCAATTAAGTTAGAACCCTTGCCTTTGGCTTTTTTGTATTACTTAATACAACACGCCGGTGAAGTCGTATCACGACAAACGTTGTTAGAAAACGTTTGGGGCAACAGGCAGGTGAGCGATGATGCTATTCGCCGCGTGGTAAAAAAGATACGAGTCGCTTTGGGTGATGATGCGAAAGAGCCTAAATATATTAAGACTATTCCCATGAAAGGCTATGTACTGATAGCGCCAGTGCAAGCTCTCGACCAAGCGCGGCAAAGCTCAGTTGGTATTTTCAGTTTTGCTGCACAGCAACCCCAATGGCGGCACTTTTTGTTAGCGCAGTTGGTTGTTTTTATACTGATATTTTGCGGCGTTTATTTTTATGTTGTGGCCCCACCTGCTGAAAATGTGAACCCAATTAAGCCTTCAGAACCTAGAGTTGAGCGTCTTACTCATATGTCTGGATCTGAAATCAATGGCAGTTATCATCCGCTTCATAATTCGGTGTTATTCATCTATCGAGAAAACAATGATAGCCCGTATGCGCTTTATCGAAAAAATTTAGATACCGGTTTGGTCCATCGTTTGTCATTCGATAAAGATAGTTATTCAAAAGCGTTCTTTTCAAATGATGGCGCATATGTCACTTATACCAAAGACACTCCCGCAGGAATCAAAAGCTTTGTAGCTCGATATGATGAGCGCGGCTTGTACGATATTAAAGCATTAGACTTTGAATTGGCGAATGTATTTCCTCTATCTTTTGGGCAAGACAGCGATACGTTATATGTTAGTGCTTTGTCGTCAGGTTCGAATAGCTTAAGACAAAACGCCATTTATCGATATTCTATCAGTCAAAATCAACTCCAGCAGATCACTTTTCCATTTGTTAAAGGTTATGGTGATTATGCTGCTCAGTTATCACCCGATGGACGCTATTTGGCTTTTATTCGTAATATGTCAGAGCGTAGGTATCACTTACTGATACACGATCTCGAACAGCAAAATATTGTCAGTGAAGTTAATTTGAGCTTTTTTGCCTCTAACTTGGTGTGGCTGAAAAACTCATCGCAGCGCCTAGCCATCAGTAGTTTTAAAGGTGACGTATATTATTATGATACAAATCATGAGCAATTAACTGAACAACCAGGCAGCACACCAGGATTAAATGATGCGTTTTATTCTTGTGGCGATAACTGCTTGTTTATGCGTCAACACCAGATGAATTACAAAGACAGCTTAGAAGTTAAAAATCCGTTTAGTGACGCTAAGGTAACATCTTTGTCTTATTTTCCTGATCCTAATGCCGACTTTAACCCTATTTATGACCACAGCGGTGAGACAATTTATTTCACGAGTAAAAATTCTAAACAGGCCTACATCAAGTCGTTAGATATCCATGGTAAAGAGCAAATACTGCACACGTTTAATGCAAGGCATATTGTGACTCGATTATCATTAAACCCCGCAGGAACCAAACTCACTGGAAAAATTGAAGAACGTATTTTTGTGTTGGATATAGCGTCTAAAAAGTTTACCCGTATCAGCCTTGCTGAAGAACAGGTCGGTATACCCCATTGGAGCCGGAACGGAGAAAGTATCTATTATGCGAGGCTTGAAGGGGTTGAAGATGTGTTATATCGCTACGACTTGTTAACTGCGCAAAAGGAAAGAATTGAGAGTGGAGTCACTGAGCGAAAAGAAGTAGCCAATGGTGTTAGTTTTGTCGCTGATAGTAAGTATCAACTTTGGTTAGAAACAAGCGCAGGTAACAGGCATCGTATTATCCAACTGAGTCATGTAGGGCCACTCAATTGGCGTGTTCAAGATCATTATGTCTACTGGAGTGAGGCTGTACAATTAAATGTATACCTCAATAGATATGATATTAATACGGGGCAAACCCAGCGAAAGCTATTGTTTGAAAATAGCTGGGACGCAGAATTTAGTTTGCACCCAAGTGGCGATAAAATTTTAGTCTCTCACTCTTTGTTGGCTGATAGTGATTTGGTGAAAGTACACTGGCCATGA
- a CDS encoding efflux RND transporter periplasmic adaptor subunit, protein MNTSFLHMLIALILSIIGTLVPLYCQASNAPLVKTKPIKVWSSGLEHRLNCLVSLPFPLKISSDVDAKVSFVLPAGSFAKQGSLIASQDGSYLDFELTQLLKKQQIEKLNMTHAQQEFARLSKLSKQHVSDSELNQLALQRDTAKLNYLNLASQIEELQKRLANLDHFAPSDGYILASLVSPGEFIANGAPIVEFAAQHGKELTCELPQTLLNTYTHQTNNKFMLDTGEHLTLKRSAASVDKTSQMLDLYFASKQQSFFDLKIGQRLQVTMRSAQSNLSIVPAESVILAHGQNYVWQIDKELRALKTPVKIVKNLGNSFVVHSQLVNTNQVVSLGQNGLKDQVKVKIIDALTTVKTAEVK, encoded by the coding sequence ATGAACACGTCATTTTTGCATATGCTGATCGCCCTCATTTTATCTATAATTGGCACGCTTGTACCTTTATATTGCCAAGCAAGCAATGCACCTTTGGTAAAAACAAAACCGATTAAAGTATGGTCAAGTGGTTTAGAGCACCGTTTAAATTGCCTCGTTTCTTTACCTTTTCCACTAAAAATCTCAAGTGACGTTGATGCGAAAGTGTCATTTGTATTGCCAGCAGGCAGTTTTGCAAAGCAAGGTTCTCTTATCGCTTCGCAAGATGGCAGTTATCTTGATTTTGAGCTAACTCAGCTACTAAAAAAACAGCAAATCGAAAAGTTAAACATGACGCATGCACAGCAAGAGTTTGCGCGTTTATCCAAGCTCAGCAAACAGCATGTATCTGATTCTGAGCTCAACCAACTCGCTCTGCAAAGAGATACAGCTAAGCTTAATTACTTGAACTTGGCCTCGCAAATTGAGGAACTGCAAAAACGACTCGCAAACCTTGATCATTTTGCACCGAGTGATGGCTACATTCTTGCTTCGTTGGTTTCTCCTGGCGAATTTATCGCAAACGGGGCACCCATCGTAGAGTTTGCAGCACAACACGGCAAAGAGCTGACTTGTGAGTTACCACAAACGTTACTTAATACATACACACACCAAACCAATAACAAGTTTATGCTCGACACCGGTGAGCACCTCACGCTTAAACGCAGTGCTGCAAGCGTAGATAAAACGAGCCAAATGCTAGACCTATATTTTGCCAGTAAACAACAGTCATTTTTTGACTTAAAAATAGGACAACGATTACAAGTAACCATGCGCTCGGCACAGAGCAACCTGAGTATCGTTCCTGCAGAAAGTGTGATCCTCGCACATGGTCAAAACTATGTCTGGCAAATTGATAAAGAACTACGAGCTTTAAAAACACCAGTAAAAATCGTCAAAAATTTAGGCAACTCATTTGTTGTTCACTCGCAACTTGTTAACACAAATCAAGTAGTGAGCCTTGGACAAAATGGCCTAAAAGACCAAGTAAAAGTCAAAATAATCGATGCCCTAACAACAGTAAAAACGGCGGAGGTAAAATAA
- a CDS encoding efflux RND transporter permease subunit — protein MAIQLLLAKNKYTSVVLAVAVLICILGAVAGSKLPNALLPPIDRPEIIVFTNWPGKSAQEIEQTLIAPLENTLAGLANNTLIESNISNGTASTRLEFKTNTDMDEAYMQTLSSISQVPNWPANVAPPFVLNQANGTGATLATAMLYAQQPTSEQAYIDAFRNIVYPALIKVEGVAGIATSSNPIGQRIDIEVDMEKLAQLQIPLAKLQAPLRLLADRSGSTLKLGEREYELHFAGQLSAEALNNLAIYSTDSHVVRLQDIATVQKRLEQDWRFSSMFGNRAFYFRLDPSKDVNALATVSAVKAIIHDLNEGPLKTQGMTLALSRDDSKSIHSAIKQVYIALLIGVLLSTAVLFYFLCNIKTVSLVFVSIPVCLASVLLAMLALDYSLNVISLAGMALSIGLLLDAAIVVVESIEHKIEQAPDAPYLSNIAAAVNEVKAAILSSTFSSIVIFIPILMISGPEAQLFEDLAFTISSALFASLLVALVLIPILARYFVIKPAKKLVKQSQRSTKLLTLSAKNATLRTITLVLCIPLALAGIYFTSPPLDVLPAPKSQVALAFISYSDPLSPSAVEQHIATPILNRINAQKANPDAPNYDVTGMFCFQGGCLLYFYPPEEWEYGAFKNWISTQLTHDIAGTRVFINQGNLLSFALPNSRQTQLDLQGASLETLQIQGKSLLEQLQAQFPDANIQAQSELDNQSARIAFAPKYEQLVRYGIDNSFLTQHLQLLSQGVYLGQFASRGENQPFYLKSQQNQDLEQMLATQIVIPNFGLVPLSELVDASFTLAPASLLRVNQQTTVSLNLSPAEGETVGAFYAKVSEYVHTLQQTTEFNGLSIKVRGSADKLSNFINEFLNMFSLSMVILLFLLWLALNSWKLTFAVIASMPLAMVGGMLCLNLLNLFSPQNLDMITLIGFIILMGLVINNAILLANKFQACVAQGQPQQEAIFNAIQARKRAIYMSTGTSIFGMLPLMLNPGEGSEIYRGLAAVIIGGMTFSALFSLSFMAAVLSLPMFKPKTASVKLAAVA, from the coding sequence ATGGCTATTCAACTTTTGCTGGCAAAAAATAAATACACTTCAGTGGTACTAGCTGTTGCTGTACTGATCTGTATTTTAGGGGCCGTTGCTGGCAGCAAACTCCCCAACGCCTTACTTCCTCCCATCGACCGACCAGAAATAATCGTATTTACCAACTGGCCAGGAAAAAGTGCACAAGAAATAGAGCAAACTTTAATTGCTCCTTTAGAAAATACCCTCGCGGGACTTGCTAATAACACCCTAATTGAGAGCAATATATCCAACGGTACTGCCTCTACACGGCTTGAGTTTAAAACCAATACCGATATGGATGAGGCCTACATGCAAACCTTGAGCAGCATTTCTCAGGTGCCTAACTGGCCTGCCAACGTCGCTCCCCCTTTTGTGCTAAACCAAGCCAATGGCACTGGGGCAACCCTTGCAACTGCCATGCTCTATGCGCAGCAACCCACATCAGAACAAGCCTATATCGATGCTTTTCGCAATATCGTTTACCCAGCTTTGATCAAGGTCGAAGGCGTTGCAGGCATTGCCACATCTAGTAACCCGATTGGGCAACGCATTGATATTGAAGTAGACATGGAGAAGCTTGCGCAGCTGCAAATTCCTCTTGCAAAGCTTCAGGCACCGCTGCGTTTATTAGCCGACCGCTCTGGCAGTACACTAAAACTCGGTGAGCGTGAATATGAACTGCATTTTGCCGGTCAACTCAGCGCAGAAGCGCTCAATAACTTAGCAATTTACAGCACCGACTCTCATGTAGTGCGTTTACAAGATATTGCAACCGTACAAAAGCGCTTAGAACAAGACTGGCGTTTTTCGTCTATGTTTGGCAACAGAGCGTTCTACTTTCGCTTAGACCCAAGTAAAGATGTTAACGCGTTGGCGACGGTATCGGCGGTAAAAGCCATTATTCATGATTTAAATGAAGGGCCTTTAAAAACGCAAGGCATGACACTCGCTTTAAGCCGAGATGATTCTAAAAGCATTCATAGTGCCATTAAACAAGTGTATATTGCTTTACTGATAGGCGTGTTGTTATCCACGGCAGTGTTATTCTACTTTTTATGTAACATCAAAACCGTCAGCTTAGTTTTTGTCAGTATTCCTGTTTGTCTTGCCAGTGTACTACTTGCCATGTTGGCGCTAGATTATAGCCTTAATGTTATTTCTTTAGCGGGTATGGCACTATCGATTGGGTTGCTACTAGATGCGGCGATAGTGGTAGTAGAAAGTATTGAGCATAAAATCGAACAAGCACCTGATGCGCCCTATCTAAGTAATATTGCCGCAGCGGTAAACGAGGTAAAAGCCGCGATTTTATCTTCTACTTTCTCATCAATTGTGATTTTCATACCCATTTTAATGATTTCAGGTCCTGAAGCACAACTGTTTGAAGATTTAGCCTTCACGATTTCCAGTGCATTGTTTGCATCACTTTTAGTGGCTTTAGTCCTGATTCCCATACTCGCTCGCTATTTTGTAATAAAACCCGCCAAAAAATTGGTCAAACAGTCGCAACGCAGTACTAAGTTACTCACATTAAGTGCTAAAAACGCCACGTTACGCACAATCACATTAGTATTGTGCATCCCCTTGGCTTTAGCAGGTATCTACTTTACTAGCCCACCATTAGATGTATTACCCGCACCAAAAAGCCAAGTTGCACTGGCATTTATTAGCTACTCAGATCCCCTCTCACCAAGCGCCGTTGAGCAGCACATTGCGACACCTATTCTGAATAGAATAAATGCGCAAAAGGCAAACCCTGACGCACCGAATTACGATGTGACGGGCATGTTCTGCTTCCAAGGGGGTTGCTTACTGTACTTTTATCCTCCCGAAGAGTGGGAATATGGGGCATTTAAAAACTGGATATCAACCCAGCTCACACACGATATTGCCGGTACGCGTGTATTTATCAACCAAGGCAATTTACTCAGTTTTGCGCTACCTAACAGCCGCCAAACCCAGCTTGATTTGCAGGGCGCATCACTTGAGACACTTCAGATCCAAGGCAAGTCTTTACTTGAGCAATTACAAGCGCAATTCCCAGACGCGAATATACAAGCGCAAAGTGAACTAGATAATCAAAGTGCCCGCATCGCTTTTGCGCCCAAATATGAGCAATTAGTGCGATATGGCATAGACAATAGCTTTTTAACTCAACACTTACAGCTACTTAGCCAAGGTGTGTATTTAGGCCAGTTTGCTAGTCGTGGTGAAAACCAGCCATTTTATTTAAAATCTCAACAAAACCAAGATTTAGAGCAGATGCTTGCCACGCAAATTGTTATTCCTAACTTTGGCTTAGTGCCCTTGTCTGAGCTAGTGGATGCCTCGTTTACATTAGCCCCCGCAAGTTTACTGCGAGTTAATCAGCAAACCACCGTATCGCTTAACCTATCCCCTGCTGAAGGTGAGACCGTAGGCGCGTTTTACGCAAAGGTAAGTGAGTATGTACATACGCTACAGCAAACAACTGAATTTAATGGCCTATCAATAAAGGTAAGGGGGAGCGCCGATAAATTATCCAATTTTATCAATGAGTTTTTAAATATGTTTAGCTTATCTATGGTGATCTTACTGTTTTTATTATGGCTTGCACTGAACTCATGGAAACTCACTTTTGCGGTCATTGCGAGTATGCCTTTGGCTATGGTGGGGGGAATGTTGTGCCTAAATCTACTTAATCTATTTAGCCCACAAAACCTTGATATGATCACCCTAATTGGCTTTATTATTTTAATGGGGTTGGTTATCAACAATGCCATCTTACTTGCCAACAAGTTTCAAGCGTGTGTAGCCCAAGGCCAGCCACAACAAGAAGCAATTTTTAACGCTATCCAAGCGCGCAAACGCGCTATATATATGAGTACTGGTACTAGTATATTTGGCATGTTACCGCTGATGCTTAACCCCGGTGAAGGATCTGAAATATATCGCGGCTTAGCTGCTGTTATTATTGGCGGGATGACGTTTAGCGCGCTATTCAGTTTAAGTTTTATGGCAGCGGTTTTGTCGCTGCCAATGTTTAAACCTAAAACCGCCTCAGTAAAACTAGCGGCTGTGGCATAA
- the arfA gene encoding ribosome alternative rescue factor ArfA, translating into MGKKTHAHDHHRGDIKDNALKALVTSTLFKAKVEKAKKGKGSFKRNAKHKGQEPYLKAA; encoded by the coding sequence ATGGGTAAAAAAACACATGCTCACGATCATCATCGTGGCGATATAAAAGATAACGCATTAAAAGCGCTGGTAACCAGCACACTATTTAAAGCAAAAGTAGAAAAGGCGAAAAAAGGTAAAGGCAGCTTTAAACGTAATGCAAAACATAAAGGCCAAGAGCCTTACCTTAAGGCAGCATAA